In Thauera aromatica K172, one DNA window encodes the following:
- a CDS encoding flagellar basal body L-ring protein FlgH, producing the protein MPLPLLRARPRRTVLPALLAALALGACAQLPRPSVVGDLQRTPATPVVAAPANGAIFQSAHALQPLFEDRRPRRPGDILTIVLDEEVSASKSSSASANRKGGADFVPTQVPDKLKKLSDFGLELSGSNDFEGKGGAKANNTFEGKITVWVAEVEPNGNLRVQGEKRIAINQGVEFIRFSGIVNPRTITAQNTVASTQVADARIEYTGDGYINEAQTMGWLQRFFLNVTPF; encoded by the coding sequence ATGCCGCTGCCGTTGCTCCGCGCCCGGCCCCGGCGCACCGTTCTGCCGGCGCTCCTGGCCGCCCTCGCGCTCGGCGCCTGTGCCCAGCTGCCGCGCCCTTCGGTGGTCGGCGATCTCCAGCGCACCCCCGCCACGCCGGTCGTGGCGGCGCCCGCCAACGGCGCCATCTTCCAGTCCGCGCACGCCTTGCAGCCGCTGTTCGAGGATCGCCGTCCGCGCCGTCCGGGGGACATCCTCACCATCGTCCTCGACGAGGAAGTCAGCGCGAGCAAGAGCTCCAGCGCCAGCGCCAACCGCAAGGGCGGTGCCGATTTCGTCCCGACGCAGGTTCCCGACAAGCTGAAAAAACTCTCCGATTTCGGTCTCGAGCTGTCGGGCAGCAATGACTTCGAAGGCAAGGGGGGCGCGAAGGCGAACAACACCTTCGAAGGCAAGATCACGGTCTGGGTCGCCGAGGTCGAACCCAACGGCAACCTGCGCGTGCAAGGGGAAAAGCGCATCGCGATCAACCAGGGCGTCGAGTTCATCCGCTTCTCCGGCATCGTCAACCCGCGCACCATCACCGCCCAGAACACCGTGGCATCGACCCAGGTCGCCGACGCCCGCATCGAGTACACCGGTGATGGCTACATCAACGAAGCCCAGACGATGGGCTGGCTGCAGCGGTTTTTCCTGAATGTCACTCCTTTCTGA
- the flgG gene encoding flagellar basal-body rod protein FlgG: MIKSLWTAKTGLESQQVKLDVIANNLANVSTNGFKRSRAVFEDLLYQNLRQPGAQNDVQNRLPSGMQVGTGVRPVATERLHTQGGLQHTGSSRDLAINGQGFFQVRLVDGSAAFTRDGSFQLDENGQMVTANGYPLEPAIFIPENALTVSIGEDGIVSVTQPGIIEANQVGQITVSTFVNPSGLESVGGNLYRETATSGARNDTIPGLNGAGRLFQEYVEVSNVNVVEEMVNMIETQRAYEINSRAVKTSDEMLARLAQL; encoded by the coding sequence ATGATCAAATCCTTGTGGACGGCCAAGACCGGCCTCGAATCGCAGCAGGTCAAGCTCGACGTCATCGCCAACAACCTCGCCAACGTCAGCACCAACGGCTTCAAGCGCTCGCGCGCGGTGTTCGAAGACCTGCTTTACCAGAACCTGCGCCAGCCCGGCGCCCAGAACGACGTCCAGAACCGCCTGCCTTCGGGGATGCAGGTTGGCACCGGGGTGCGCCCGGTGGCCACCGAGCGCCTGCACACCCAGGGCGGCCTGCAGCACACCGGCAGCTCGCGCGACCTGGCGATCAACGGCCAGGGCTTCTTCCAGGTCCGTCTGGTTGACGGTTCGGCCGCGTTCACCCGCGACGGCAGCTTCCAGCTCGATGAAAACGGCCAGATGGTCACGGCCAACGGCTATCCGCTCGAACCTGCGATCTTCATCCCGGAAAACGCCTTGACGGTGTCGATCGGCGAGGACGGCATCGTCTCGGTGACCCAGCCCGGCATCATCGAGGCCAACCAGGTCGGCCAGATCACCGTCTCCACCTTCGTCAATCCGAGCGGGCTGGAGAGCGTCGGCGGCAACCTGTACCGCGAAACCGCGACTTCGGGCGCGCGCAACGACACCATTCCCGGGCTGAACGGCGCCGGCCGCCTGTTCCAGGAATACGTCGAAGTCTCCAACGTCAATGTGGTCGAGGAAATGGTCAACATGATCGAGACCCAGCGTGCCTACGAGATCAACAGCCGTGCGGTGAAGACGAGCGACGAGATGCTGGCCCGCCTCGCCCAGCTGTGA
- a CDS encoding flagellar basal body rod protein FlgF, with the protein MDRILYTAMSGASQTMAQQEVVSHNLANVSTSGFRAQLHAARAVPVEGVGTLPTRVSTVASTPGADFRAGPITRTGRALDIALEGEGWIAVQAADGGEAYTRRGDLQLDGAGMLTSNGRPVAGEGGPLMVPPGADTFIGSDGTVSVIGVGENAKALVAVGRIKLVDGRAAGLQRGDDGLFRPPPGAEGNIVPLPASETMRVTSGALEGSNVSAVETMVSMIDLARRYEMQMKVIGTADENAQRANSLLSLQG; encoded by the coding sequence ATGGACAGAATCCTCTACACCGCGATGAGCGGCGCCAGCCAGACGATGGCGCAGCAGGAAGTGGTCAGCCACAACCTCGCCAACGTGTCGACCAGCGGTTTCCGCGCCCAGCTCCACGCCGCCCGCGCGGTGCCGGTCGAAGGCGTCGGCACGCTGCCGACGCGGGTGTCCACGGTGGCGTCGACGCCGGGCGCGGACTTCCGCGCCGGGCCGATCACCCGCACCGGGCGCGCCCTCGACATCGCCCTCGAAGGCGAAGGCTGGATCGCGGTGCAGGCCGCCGACGGCGGCGAGGCCTACACCCGCCGCGGCGACCTCCAGCTCGACGGCGCGGGCATGCTGACCAGCAACGGCCGCCCGGTGGCCGGCGAAGGCGGGCCGCTGATGGTGCCGCCGGGGGCCGACACCTTCATCGGCAGCGACGGCACGGTGAGCGTGATCGGGGTTGGCGAAAACGCCAAGGCGCTGGTCGCGGTCGGGCGCATCAAGCTCGTCGATGGCCGCGCCGCCGGCCTGCAGCGCGGCGACGACGGCCTGTTCCGCCCGCCACCGGGGGCCGAGGGCAACATCGTCCCGCTGCCCGCGAGCGAGACGATGCGGGTCACCAGCGGCGCGCTCGAAGGCAGCAACGTCTCCGCGGTCGAAACCATGGTGTCGATGATCGATCTCGCCCGCCGCTACGAGATGCAGATGAAAGTCATCGGCACCGCCGACGAAAACGCCCAACGCGCGAACAGCCTGCTGTCCCTGCAGGGCTGA